CAGGATGCCCAGCAGCATGTTGTTGCAGATCTTGGCGGTCTGGCCCGCGCCCACGCTGCCGGCGTGGAAGATGTTGGCGCCCATCTTTTCGAGCAGGGGGCGGGCGCGCTCCAGGTGGGCGTCGCTGCCGCCCACCATGAAGGTGAGGGTGCCTGCGATGGCGCCGCCGGTGCCACCCGAGACGGGCGCGTCGATGAAGGCGATACCCGCCGCCTCGGCGGCCTTGGCCACCTTCTGGCTGGTGGCTGCGGCAATGGTGGAACTGTCGATCACCAGCGCACCCTTGGCGATGGAAGCCAGCAGGCCCGGGCCATTGCCGTTGCCCAGGAACAGGCCTTCCACGTGCTGGCTGGCAGGCAGCATGGTCACGATGGCTTCCGCGCCCTGCACGGCGTCCTGCGCGCTGGCGGCCACGGCCACGCCCTCGGCCTGCAGCTTGGCGCAGGCGTCCTTGTTCAGGTCGAACGCGATGACGGTGTGGCCCGCCTTGTGCAGGTTCGCGGCCATGGGGCCACCCATGTTGCCTAGGCCGATGAAGGCGACTTTCATGTGTATCTCCTGGGAATGCTGGAATGGGGTCAATGCGGGGAATTCAAGATCTAGCGAATCACGTCCGGCGCGTCGCCTTCGAGCATGCGCCTGCCGATGATCACTCGCATGATCTCGTTCGTGCCTTCAAGGATCTGGTGCACGCGCGCGTCGCGCATCAGGCGCTCCAGCGGGTATTCGCGGATGTAGCCGTAGCCGCCGTGCAGCTGCAGCGCCTCGTTCACAACGGTGAAGCCCGCGTCTGTGGCGAAGCGCTTGGCCATGGCGCAGTAGGTGCTGGCGTTGGGGTCGCCCGCGTCGAGCTTGCTCGCGGCCAGGCGCACCATCTGCCGCGCGGCGACGAGTTCTGTCGCCATGTCGGCTAGCTTGAACTGCAGTGCCTGGAAGCTCGCGATGGGCTTGCCGAACTGCTTGCGGTCCTGCATGTACTGCTGCGCCTGCGCGAGCCCGCCCTGGGCCGCGCCCACCGAGCAGGTGGCGATGTTGATGCGCCCGCCGTCCAGGCCCT
This Hydrogenophaga taeniospiralis DNA region includes the following protein-coding sequences:
- the mmsB gene encoding 3-hydroxyisobutyrate dehydrogenase, which produces MKVAFIGLGNMGGPMAANLHKAGHTVIAFDLNKDACAKLQAEGVAVAASAQDAVQGAEAIVTMLPASQHVEGLFLGNGNGPGLLASIAKGALVIDSSTIAAATSQKVAKAAEAAGIAFIDAPVSGGTGGAIAGTLTFMVGGSDAHLERARPLLEKMGANIFHAGSVGAGQTAKICNNMLLGILMVGTSEAIALGVANGLDPKVLSEIMRRSSGGNWALEKYNPFPGVHENAPASKGYAGGFGTDLMLKDLGLAQENAMATKASTPLGGLARAIYAAHSIAGHGGEDFSSVIKMLQTQR